From Ignavibacteria bacterium, one genomic window encodes:
- the pyrE gene encoding orotate phosphoribosyltransferase: MTRETLTTAIYDVAHLTGEFLLRSGITSNEYFDKYQFESDPKILAAIAEKMAALIPEGTEILAGLEMGGLAIVTALSLHTGIPAVFVRKKAKDYGTCKLAEGPDVAGKRVLIVEDVITSGGQVIISGNDLRQLGALTDHVVCVIDREQGGREKLRDAGFELLALFSMTELKAGR, translated from the coding sequence ATGACACGAGAAACCCTGACAACCGCCATCTACGACGTTGCCCATCTCACCGGAGAGTTTCTACTACGAAGTGGGATCACGAGCAACGAATATTTCGACAAGTATCAGTTTGAAAGCGATCCGAAGATCCTCGCTGCTATTGCGGAGAAGATGGCTGCGCTCATTCCGGAGGGGACGGAGATCCTTGCCGGATTGGAGATGGGAGGACTGGCCATCGTTACAGCGCTTTCGCTCCACACCGGAATCCCCGCTGTGTTTGTGCGGAAGAAGGCCAAGGACTACGGCACGTGTAAGCTTGCAGAAGGTCCGGACGTAGCGGGCAAGCGCGTGTTGATCGTAGAGGATGTGATCACGAGTGGCGGTCAGGTGATCATCAGTGGAAACGATCTCCGTCAACTCGGCGCCCTCACAGACCACGTCGTCTGCGTTATCGATCGTGAACAGGGAGGTCGAGAGAAACTTCGCGATGCCGGATTCGAACTCCTCGCTCTCTTTTCTATGACAGAACTCAAGGCCGGACGATGA
- the xth gene encoding exodeoxyribonuclease III, with protein MKIISWNVNGIRAGHKKGFLDWVAEAKADVICVQETKADVDKIPDEVKNLAGYHTFWHSCSIKSGYSGVGVMSKIKPENVTEKIGIEEFDGEGRILEIDYGSFLLYNIYFPNGSSGNKRVPFKLRFYDAVMERWAQQRMEGRRIVVCGDYNIAHKEIDLARPKENQKTTGFLPEERAILDRMASQNWLDSFREYHPDEPDCYSYWDQITRARERNVGWRIDYHWITEDLRPALKNAWISSDVMGSDHCPVGIVLNP; from the coding sequence ATGAAGATCATCAGTTGGAATGTAAATGGCATTCGGGCCGGTCACAAGAAGGGATTCTTGGATTGGGTGGCCGAGGCAAAGGCCGATGTGATCTGCGTTCAAGAGACCAAGGCCGACGTGGACAAGATCCCTGATGAGGTGAAGAACCTTGCCGGATACCACACCTTCTGGCATTCATGTTCCATCAAGAGCGGGTACTCCGGCGTTGGAGTGATGTCGAAGATCAAACCAGAGAACGTTACCGAGAAGATCGGCATCGAAGAGTTTGATGGAGAAGGACGCATTCTTGAGATAGATTACGGTTCGTTCCTGCTGTACAACATCTACTTCCCTAATGGATCATCTGGAAACAAACGTGTGCCCTTCAAGCTCCGCTTTTATGATGCAGTGATGGAGCGCTGGGCTCAACAACGAATGGAAGGTCGCCGTATAGTAGTCTGTGGCGACTACAATATTGCGCATAAGGAGATCGATCTTGCCAGACCGAAGGAGAACCAGAAGACTACAGGGTTCCTACCCGAAGAGCGAGCAATTCTCGACAGAATGGCATCACAGAACTGGCTCGACTCCTTTAGAGAGTACCACCCAGATGAGCCAGACTGTTACTCCTATTGGGACCAGATAACACGAGCCCGCGAGCGCAATGTAGGCTGGCGAATAGACTACCATTGGATTACCGAAGACCTTCGTCCAGCTCTCAAAAATGCATGGATCTCCAGCGACGTGATGGGCAGTGATCATTGTCCGGTAGGGATTGTGTTGAATCCGTAG